CCGCCAAGTGCAAGTTGCACGACCATCATTGACGGATAGCCCGTGATAGGCTCGCCAAACATAATGGTTTTGAATACGATGAAGACGCCATACACAAAAGCAGTAAGCGCCACTAAACCACCAACGGCCGTCGCAATGCGCAGAGGTCGGATAGAGAACGAGGTAATCCCATCCATCGCCAAACCGATTAACTTGAGGTAGTTCCACTTGGTCTCACCACAGAAGCGAGCATCACGCTTAAATTGGAGCGTCGCTTGTCGGAAACCCGGCCATGAAAAAATGCCTTTCATGTAGCGGTTACGTTCTGGAAGCTGATTGATATGGTCGACAACCTCTCGGCTCAACAGCCGAAAATCACCCACATTCTCAGGAACATCAATCTTCGCAGCCACGTTCATGACTTTGTAAAAGCTTGCCGCTGAAAACTTCTTAAACCACGTTTCACCATCACGCTGGCTGCGCTGCATATTGACGACGTCATAACCTTCACGCCACTTGGCAATCATTTGCGGGATAAGCTCAGGTGGGTCTTGTAAGTCAGCGTCTAGCAAGATCACTGCCTGTCCTCGACAATGCTCTAGGCCAGCACTCATCGCAGACTCTTTACCAAAGTTACGGCTTAAACCAATCACCGAGATTGAACTATTGATCGAAGTGAATGAACTCACCAAATCCAAGCTGTTGTCTTTGCTGCCATCGTCGACATAAACAATCTCGCTCGTAATCGGTAAGCTATCGAGAACCTTAGTAAGGCGAGAGTGAAACTCTTCCAACACCTCTCGTTCATCATAAAAAGGCACAATGATAGACAAAGAGACCGCAGGGTTAATCTGCGATGTAGGTATCTTAGGGCGGCTAATATGAAGTTCAGACATAATACGTTCTTCTATTTTTTAATCTGAACCCAATCTACCCTCCCATAAGTGAAAGTTATGTTATTGACATATTTTTCACGCTCAATCAGGATAATGTTACCGTCTATTTGTGTATGAGAATCAAAATGAAACGAGTTCTATTGGTCGAAGATAACCGTGAAATTGCAGGTGTCTTGTTTGATTATTTTGAGTGTATTGGCATGGAACTCGATTACGCGGACAACGGCGAGCTTGGCCTGCAACTCGCGTTGGATAATTCATTTGATATCATTATCTTAGATTTGATGTTGCCGCGAATGGATGGCCTAACGGTTTGTAATAAATTGCGAGATCAAGGCAACGCGACACCTATTCTCATGCTGACCGCACTGGATAGCCGCGAAGACATGTTGAAAGGCTTTGAGCATGGAGCTGATGACTACCTAACTAAGCCTTTTGATTTGGATATTCTAGAAGCAAGAATGAACGCGTTAGTTCGTCGTTACCGCGGAAAAGTCGCCTCTTCTAAACTTCAGTTCGATGAACTCACCATCGACCAAAAGACTCGTAAAGCTTACCGCCAAGATAAGTTACTTGCGCTAAACCCAACCACTTACACCATACTTGAGATGCTGTGCCAAAACGCACCTGAGGTAGTGACTCGTGAAGATATTTCCTACAAGTTATGGCAGGAAAACGAACCCAACAACGATGTGCTACGCAGTCACATCTATCAGCTGCGTAATCAACTCGACAAGCCTTTCGACACGCAAATGTTAATTACCGTACCTAAAGTTGGATTCCGCTTGGAGTCGTCGAATTGATCTTAAATGTTCTCACAAGCACCAAAACCTTAACCGGCCGCCTAGCGGTTTTTTTTGGGTTAATGGCGGTTATTGTCTCGGTCTTTACCTACATAGTGTTTATGTCTGCGCTTTATCTATCAGAAGATCGCGTGGGGGAAAGACGTATCTTGATTGATCGAAACTATGCGGTCGAGCAGTTTCAATCAGGAGAGAATGGCAAAATTCGTATCGATGGCCTTACCATGGCATACAATGACATTTCATTCATACCTGACGAATACCGGAAATACATTGAAGGTAAAGATAGCTTTGTTGGTGAAGTAGGAGAAGAGCCTGATTCACGAATGGTGTATGTAGGTGAGTATTCTGACGAAGGGGAAACCTATCCAATCATCCTTTTGTCTGAAGTTGACCGAGTCGAGTTTAGTCATAACGAACTGGTGTACGCAACAACATTCGTTTTAACACTACTTTCCATTTTAATTTTTAGCTTTGGAGCTTTGCTCTATCGATTATCGAAACGACTAATAGAGCCTTTTAACTTACTTTCCGAGCAACTCGAATCCAATAAGCTTAATCTCAACGAAGAATTTGGTGTGAGTGACGATGCAGCGGTGGAATTTCGCCAACTAACCGATCAGCTCAATCAACATCGTCGAGAAATCAATTCGTTACTCAAACGTGAACAGGCCTTTGCTCGATACTCAAGTCATGAATTAAGAACTCCTCTGACTGTCGCGCGCGGGGCGAATAAGCTGCTCCTTCGCAGCGAAACAACCGAGTTTCAATTTCGTCAGGTTGAACGTATAGATGACGCCATTGTTCAGATGTCAGAAATGGTCGATGCCCTGCTTGGTCTCGTTCGTTATGAAAGAGACATTGACGATGCACCGCTACGTTTGTTTAGCCAGCAAGAGCTAGAGACTATCATTGCTAAAAATTCGTTGCAGGCTGACGAGAAGGAAGTCGAGATAACCTTACAAGTTCAATCAGAAGCAACCGTTCAAGCCACCAGCGCGCTCATGAATATGTTGGTCGGAAACTTGCTGAGAAACGCGATTGCAGCCACTAATAGCGGTACAGTAACGATCACCCTTTCCCAAGACAGTCTTGTTATTGAAGACCAAGGCGAAGGCCTGCAGGAGCAATACAACCCGAATGGACACGGGCTGGGATTATTGATTGTCGATGACTTGTGTCAGCGTTTTGATTGGGACTTTAAATTGTTCAATCGAAGCTGTGGTGGATGCACCGCCAAGATCACCTTTCAAGCCGATTCATCTGTGCCAATATCGAACGAAAACTTGATTTAGTTGGTTTACAGCCGCCTCTGGCTACTAGATACTCGTCCGTCCTATTTGATTTAAAAATGCTGGCTCTTTAGTCAGCATTTTGTTTAAGTGCGATGAAACTAAATAATAGCCCTGTAACTCAGCATCAATTTAACGACCACACCTTTTTCTTAAAGCGTGACGATCAGCTTCACTCACACTTTTGCGGCAACAAAGCCCGAAAGTTCATGAAGCTGCTGGAAGACGAGCACCCAGAGACCACAACCTTGATCAGCTATGGTTCTGCGCAGGCTAACTCTCTTTTCTCACTCGCGGCACTAGCAAAGATAAAAGGGTGGACGCTTGAGTTCTACGTCGACCACCTGCCTCAGTGGCTAATAGAACGCCCAATAGGTAATTACCGTGGTGCTGTAGACCTTGGCGCTAAGGTAATTTCAGTCAAAGAAACAGGCTCCGAACTTCATCCACAAGCGTATATTGAGCAAGTGAGACAACCTGACTTCAACTGCATTGTATTACCAGAAGGAGGACGCTCTCAGCTTGCTGAGTATGGTGTAAAACAACTGGCGATGGAAATACTGAGCTGGACTCGCTTCGAAAACCAACACGATTTTGTGGTCGCACTCC
The Vibrio kanaloae genome window above contains:
- a CDS encoding pyridoxal-phosphate dependent enzyme, with translation MKLNNSPVTQHQFNDHTFFLKRDDQLHSHFCGNKARKFMKLLEDEHPETTTLISYGSAQANSLFSLAALAKIKGWTLEFYVDHLPQWLIERPIGNYRGAVDLGAKVISVKETGSELHPQAYIEQVRQPDFNCIVLPEGGRSQLAEYGVKQLAMEILSWTRFENQHDFVVALPAGTGSTALYLHKHLKLHNIPVLTCACVGGSNYLTQQFNELGETDHPQILSLETKHHFGKLYQQDYQTWLDLQEQTDIEFDLLYDPLMWQCLEQWQKDNPTKTIIYIHQGGILGNESMLPRYQRKYPDMCRITTNASW
- a CDS encoding response regulator transcription factor; protein product: MKRVLLVEDNREIAGVLFDYFECIGMELDYADNGELGLQLALDNSFDIIILDLMLPRMDGLTVCNKLRDQGNATPILMLTALDSREDMLKGFEHGADDYLTKPFDLDILEARMNALVRRYRGKVASSKLQFDELTIDQKTRKAYRQDKLLALNPTTYTILEMLCQNAPEVVTREDISYKLWQENEPNNDVLRSHIYQLRNQLDKPFDTQMLITVPKVGFRLESSN
- a CDS encoding glycosyltransferase family 2 protein; the encoded protein is MSELHISRPKIPTSQINPAVSLSIIVPFYDEREVLEEFHSRLTKVLDSLPITSEIVYVDDGSKDNSLDLVSSFTSINSSISVIGLSRNFGKESAMSAGLEHCRGQAVILLDADLQDPPELIPQMIAKWREGYDVVNMQRSQRDGETWFKKFSAASFYKVMNVAAKIDVPENVGDFRLLSREVVDHINQLPERNRYMKGIFSWPGFRQATLQFKRDARFCGETKWNYLKLIGLAMDGITSFSIRPLRIATAVGGLVALTAFVYGVFIVFKTIMFGEPITGYPSMMVVQLALGGIQLLSIGLMGEYIGRIFIETKNRPLYLIQSVVDTPALKTHFKLEESA
- a CDS encoding sensor histidine kinase; amino-acid sequence: MILNVLTSTKTLTGRLAVFFGLMAVIVSVFTYIVFMSALYLSEDRVGERRILIDRNYAVEQFQSGENGKIRIDGLTMAYNDISFIPDEYRKYIEGKDSFVGEVGEEPDSRMVYVGEYSDEGETYPIILLSEVDRVEFSHNELVYATTFVLTLLSILIFSFGALLYRLSKRLIEPFNLLSEQLESNKLNLNEEFGVSDDAAVEFRQLTDQLNQHRREINSLLKREQAFARYSSHELRTPLTVARGANKLLLRSETTEFQFRQVERIDDAIVQMSEMVDALLGLVRYERDIDDAPLRLFSQQELETIIAKNSLQADEKEVEITLQVQSEATVQATSALMNMLVGNLLRNAIAATNSGTVTITLSQDSLVIEDQGEGLQEQYNPNGHGLGLLIVDDLCQRFDWDFKLFNRSCGGCTAKITFQADSSVPISNENLI